The following proteins are encoded in a genomic region of Tenacibaculum sp. 190524A05c:
- a CDS encoding OmpA family protein — translation MWKRRAVFVLSILFSFISSAQQEKEDEYLKDLAKKIQFEYKESYFKEGSLEAMKDLVEHINSNGKNYLIISHTSVDGDIDNNQKLTDRRAILIKKLMVKLGVDSLRVKTIGFGQNYPCCLTPTRSGRYLNNRIAIQVTSKEEIKELKSSKE, via the coding sequence ATGTGGAAAAGAAGAGCTGTTTTTGTATTGAGCATTCTATTTTCATTTATTAGTTCTGCTCAACAAGAAAAGGAGGATGAATATTTGAAAGATCTAGCAAAGAAAATTCAATTTGAATATAAAGAATCGTATTTCAAAGAAGGTTCTTTAGAGGCAATGAAGGATCTTGTAGAGCATATTAATTCAAATGGTAAAAACTATTTAATAATTAGTCATACTTCCGTTGATGGTGACATTGATAATAATCAAAAATTGACAGATAGAAGAGCTATTTTGATTAAAAAGTTAATGGTAAAATTAGGAGTTGATTCATTGAGAGTTAAAACAATTGGATTCGGTCAAAATTATCCTTGTTGTTTAACACCTACAAGATCCGGAAGATATTTGAATAATAGGATAGCGATCCAAGTGACATCGAAAGAGGAAATAAAAGAATTAAAGAGTAGTAAAGAATGA